One genomic region from Chthoniobacterales bacterium encodes:
- a CDS encoding amidohydrolase has product MIDTHQHLLYPDLFSYPWVGDIPALAGNFRLEEYRAASAGCGITGALFMEVDAEQSAAEARFFCELAGDAGNAILGVVASGRPEHDGFGDYLDKIASPKLAG; this is encoded by the coding sequence ATGATCGACACCCACCAGCACCTGCTTTACCCCGACCTCTTTTCATACCCCTGGGTGGGCGACATCCCGGCACTGGCCGGAAATTTCCGCCTGGAGGAATACCGCGCAGCCTCCGCCGGCTGCGGCATCACGGGCGCACTTTTCATGGAGGTCGATGCGGAGCAAAGCGCCGCGGAGGCGCGGTTTTTCTGCGAGCTTGCCGGGGATGCGGGCAACGCGATCCTCGGCGTCGTCGCGTCGGGGCGCCCGGAGCACGACGGCTTCGGGGATTATCTCGACAAGATCGCGAGCCCGAAACTCGCCGGCA